One genomic region from Chthonomonas calidirosea T49 encodes:
- a CDS encoding Gfo/Idh/MocA family protein, protein MSLSIGVVGLGSFGSLFAELFCCHPAVSRVALCDREPDRIARLAKQPLFQKKFRAQDGFTSFEALCNSEVEAVAIFTQPWLHAPQAIYAMQRGKHVYSAVPLISVPSGDEILEWCERLITTCRQTDMSYMLGETTYFHPGAMFCRRQAAKGAFGTFIYAEGEYLHSFDSPGCDLRAVMAHRLASQAGKEWLQQLERYRQQGAQDSPMHYPTHSTSGPISVMRAYAVKVSAWGTPSSDSYFREGLTPFSNVTALFNMSNGATLRICEHRHCSVLRETFRIYGTDGSYENGIWYAKERAQPLTAEEMRDPLPTEVWNTYVEGCSVSEAYLGHEGSHGYLVHEFVSALEQGRRPSIHAWEAVRYTAPGVIAHKSALRDGEVLSVPDWGDPP, encoded by the coding sequence ATGAGCTTAAGCATCGGGGTGGTGGGTTTGGGTAGCTTTGGCAGTCTATTTGCCGAACTGTTCTGCTGTCACCCAGCGGTTTCGCGGGTAGCCTTATGTGATCGCGAGCCCGATCGTATCGCTCGTCTTGCCAAACAACCTCTTTTTCAAAAGAAGTTTCGTGCGCAGGATGGGTTCACAAGCTTCGAAGCGCTTTGCAACAGCGAGGTAGAGGCCGTCGCCATCTTCACGCAGCCCTGGCTTCACGCCCCACAGGCCATTTACGCCATGCAGCGAGGCAAGCACGTCTACAGTGCCGTGCCGCTTATCTCCGTTCCCTCCGGCGACGAGATATTAGAGTGGTGCGAACGCCTCATCACCACCTGTCGGCAAACCGATATGAGCTACATGCTTGGAGAGACCACCTATTTCCATCCTGGAGCGATGTTCTGTAGGCGCCAGGCGGCAAAGGGAGCATTCGGCACGTTCATCTATGCGGAAGGCGAATATCTTCACAGCTTCGATAGTCCAGGCTGTGATCTTCGAGCGGTCATGGCCCATCGCTTGGCGAGTCAGGCCGGTAAGGAGTGGCTTCAACAGTTAGAAAGGTACCGACAACAAGGCGCACAGGATAGCCCAATGCACTATCCTACCCACTCTACTTCTGGACCTATCAGCGTTATGCGCGCCTATGCCGTTAAAGTAAGTGCTTGGGGCACGCCATCCAGCGATTCCTACTTTCGCGAGGGACTGACTCCCTTTAGCAACGTGACAGCCCTATTTAACATGAGCAACGGAGCCACCCTGCGCATCTGTGAACACCGTCACTGCAGCGTTCTACGCGAGACCTTCCGCATCTATGGCACCGATGGCTCCTATGAAAACGGCATTTGGTATGCGAAAGAGAGAGCACAACCTCTTACCGCGGAGGAGATGCGCGATCCCCTACCCACAGAAGTTTGGAACACCTATGTGGAGGGATGTTCTGTATCCGAGGCCTACTTGGGACATGAGGGCTCCCACGGCTATTTGGTACACGAGTTCGTGTCGGCCCTGGAGCAGGGGCGCCGCCCTTCGATCCATGCTTGGGAGGCGGTGCGCTATACAGCGCCCGGGGTTATCGCCCATAAATCCGCCTTACGAGACGGAGAGGTGCTCTCCGTCCCCGATTGGGGGGATCCGCCTTAG